A genomic window from Halomonas sp. LR3S48 includes:
- the aroC gene encoding chorismate synthase, translating into MSGNTFGKLFTVTTFGESHGPALGAIVDGCPPGLPLSEVDLQRDLDRRRPGTSRHTTQRREPDQVRILSGVFEGVTTGTPIGLLIENTDQRSKDYSNIKDQFRPAHADYTYHHKYGIRDYRGGGRSSARETAMRVAAGAIAKKYLANQGITVRGYMSQLGPLEIAFKQWEVVDDNPFFCPDPERVPELEAFMDQLRRDQDSVGAKITVVAEGLPPGLGEPVFDRLDADLAHGLMSINAVKGVEIGDGFAAVASRGSEHRDEMTPEGFLSNHAGGVLGGISSGQPLIAHLALKPTSSITLPGRSIDAGGNPVEVVTKGRHDPCVGIRATPIAEAMMALTLMDHLLRHRAQNAEVRVGTPVLR; encoded by the coding sequence ATGTCCGGCAATACCTTCGGCAAGCTGTTCACCGTCACTACCTTCGGCGAGAGCCATGGCCCGGCCCTTGGTGCCATCGTCGACGGCTGCCCGCCGGGGCTGCCGCTCAGCGAGGTGGATCTGCAGCGCGACCTCGACCGCCGCCGCCCCGGCACCTCGCGGCATACCACCCAGCGTCGCGAGCCCGACCAGGTACGCATTCTTTCCGGTGTGTTCGAGGGTGTGACCACCGGTACCCCGATCGGTCTTCTGATCGAAAACACCGACCAACGCTCCAAGGACTACTCCAACATCAAGGACCAGTTCCGCCCCGCCCACGCCGACTACACCTACCACCACAAGTACGGCATTCGCGACTACCGTGGCGGCGGTCGCTCGAGTGCCCGGGAAACTGCCATGCGGGTGGCCGCCGGCGCCATCGCCAAGAAGTACCTGGCCAACCAGGGCATCACCGTGCGCGGCTACATGAGTCAGCTCGGCCCGCTGGAGATCGCTTTCAAGCAGTGGGAGGTCGTGGACGACAACCCCTTCTTCTGCCCGGATCCCGAGCGCGTACCCGAGCTCGAGGCATTCATGGACCAGTTGCGCCGTGATCAGGATTCTGTGGGGGCGAAGATTACCGTGGTGGCGGAAGGACTGCCGCCGGGGCTGGGAGAGCCGGTCTTCGATCGGCTGGATGCCGACCTCGCCCATGGCCTGATGAGTATCAACGCGGTCAAGGGCGTGGAGATCGGCGATGGCTTTGCCGCGGTGGCAAGCCGAGGCAGCGAGCATCGCGACGAGATGACTCCCGAGGGCTTCCTCTCCAACCACGCCGGCGGCGTGCTCGGCGGCATCTCCTCCGGGCAGCCGTTGATCGCTCACCTGGCACTCAAGCCCACCTCCAGCATCACTCTTCCGGGGCGCAGCATCGATGCTGGAGGTAACCCGGTCGAGGTGGTGACAAAGGGGCGTCACGATCCTTGCGTAGGTATTCGCGCCACGCCGATTGCCGAGGCGATGATGGCGCTGACACTGATGGATCATCTGCTGCGACACCGGGCGCAGAACGCCGAGGTGCGGGTGGGTACGCCGGTATTACGCTGA
- a CDS encoding Smr/MutS family protein, producing the protein MSQRRPPDDDDDDTNAFRQALREAGVRRIAVNRADPGRPKRRDPAAAERRAAAVATDAHDTTSRTSDGRVEPVRPSEFLDFALPDLPYRTRSQLKRGQIEWEAGLDLHGYSLDEARLELESFLKEAAGSHMRCVLVVHGKAWGSTANYPVIKSHVNAWLREWPAVLAFCSAKESDGGTGAVYILLRRRGLDA; encoded by the coding sequence ATGAGCCAACGCCGCCCACCCGATGACGATGACGACGATACCAATGCCTTTCGCCAGGCGCTTCGCGAAGCCGGAGTGCGCCGCATCGCCGTCAACCGCGCCGACCCGGGGCGCCCCAAGCGCCGGGACCCGGCAGCGGCGGAGCGGCGTGCCGCCGCGGTAGCGACGGACGCCCATGACACGACCAGCCGCACCAGCGACGGTCGCGTGGAGCCGGTGCGCCCCTCCGAGTTCCTCGACTTCGCCCTGCCCGACCTGCCCTACCGTACCCGCAGCCAGCTCAAGCGCGGCCAGATAGAGTGGGAGGCGGGTCTCGACCTGCATGGCTACAGCCTCGACGAGGCGCGCCTGGAGCTCGAGAGCTTCCTCAAGGAGGCAGCGGGCAGCCACATGCGCTGCGTGTTGGTGGTACATGGCAAGGCCTGGGGCAGCACAGCGAACTATCCGGTGATCAAGAGCCACGTCAACGCCTGGCTGCGGGAGTGGCCAGCGGTGCTGGCCTTCTGCTCGGCCAAGGAGAGCGACGGCGGGACCGGCGCCGTCTATATACTGCTTCGCCGGCGCGGGCTCGATGCCTAG
- the phaC gene encoding class I poly(R)-hydroxyalkanoic acid synthase: MQSGDAVFSQVELEEWNEQLKEMGQHYQALLQDLLERMAPNAAADSIQADMREAFQAGAESLMRNPQLLWQTQARLVQDQYQLWQQGLQALTGNLGEPLASPPKGDRRFKDEAWQQEPYYRAIMQQYLLFSGAVEELVEQLDGLPERQKRNLAFYARQLVNAMAPTNFVTTNPEVMRRTLETKGQNLVEGLAQLRRDLANSSDGLNVAMTDRSAFEIGRNIAVTPGYVVYENELIQLIQYTPTTDTVFKTPLLIVPPWINKYYILDLRQDNSFVKWLVDQGHTVFLISWRNPGPQQRDLTWADYMQMGPIASMEAIEQACGEKSVNLVSYCIGGTLAASTVAYLTSTRRGRKVKSVTYMATLQDFRDPGELGVLLSEPILQGIEARMEEDGYLDGRSMAYTFNLLRENDLFWSFYVSNYLKGENPAPFDLLYWNTDGTNLPAGTHGWYLRHMYLENRLVEPGGIELDGVKIDLRKISTPSYFVSTREDHIAKWNSTYYGALLPKGQVTFVLGGSGHIAGIVNPPQRNKYGYWTNDALPDDHEAWLEAAEYHEGSWWPHWQQWMTEGGYADADKRVPARQPGEGELKLLEEAPGRYVRMTIPEVLGEVPVKAD, encoded by the coding sequence ATGCAGTCAGGGGATGCGGTTTTCTCCCAGGTCGAACTGGAAGAGTGGAACGAACAGCTGAAGGAAATGGGTCAGCATTACCAGGCCTTGTTACAGGACCTGCTCGAGCGCATGGCGCCTAATGCGGCTGCCGACTCGATCCAGGCCGACATGCGAGAAGCCTTCCAGGCCGGGGCCGAGTCGCTGATGCGCAATCCGCAGCTGCTGTGGCAGACCCAGGCTCGCCTCGTTCAGGACCAGTACCAGCTATGGCAGCAGGGCCTGCAGGCACTGACCGGTAATCTGGGTGAGCCACTGGCGTCTCCACCCAAGGGCGATCGTCGCTTCAAGGACGAAGCCTGGCAGCAGGAACCCTACTACCGTGCCATCATGCAGCAGTACCTGCTGTTTTCCGGGGCGGTCGAGGAACTGGTCGAGCAGCTCGATGGCCTGCCCGAGCGGCAGAAGCGCAACCTGGCTTTCTATGCCCGCCAGCTGGTCAACGCCATGGCGCCGACCAACTTCGTTACCACCAACCCCGAGGTGATGCGCCGCACGCTGGAGACCAAGGGCCAGAATCTCGTCGAGGGGCTTGCCCAACTGCGTCGCGACCTGGCCAACTCCTCAGACGGCCTCAACGTGGCCATGACCGATCGTAGCGCTTTCGAGATCGGGCGCAATATTGCCGTGACGCCCGGCTACGTGGTCTACGAGAACGAGCTTATCCAACTGATCCAGTACACTCCGACCACCGACACGGTGTTCAAGACACCGCTGCTGATCGTGCCGCCCTGGATCAACAAGTACTACATCCTCGACCTGCGCCAGGACAACTCCTTCGTCAAATGGCTGGTGGACCAGGGACATACCGTTTTCCTGATCTCCTGGCGCAATCCGGGTCCCCAGCAGCGCGACCTGACCTGGGCCGACTACATGCAGATGGGGCCGATCGCCTCCATGGAGGCGATCGAGCAGGCTTGTGGCGAGAAGTCAGTCAACCTGGTCAGCTACTGTATTGGCGGCACGCTGGCGGCTTCCACCGTGGCGTATCTCACCAGCACCCGGCGCGGGCGCAAGGTGAAGTCCGTCACCTACATGGCCACGCTGCAGGATTTTCGCGATCCAGGCGAACTCGGCGTGTTGCTCAGCGAGCCGATCCTGCAGGGCATCGAGGCAAGAATGGAGGAGGACGGCTACCTCGACGGCCGCTCCATGGCTTATACCTTCAACCTGCTGCGCGAAAACGATCTGTTCTGGTCCTTCTATGTCAGCAACTACCTGAAGGGCGAGAATCCGGCGCCATTCGACCTGCTCTACTGGAACACCGACGGCACCAACCTGCCGGCGGGCACCCATGGCTGGTACCTGCGTCACATGTACCTGGAGAATCGTCTGGTAGAGCCGGGTGGTATCGAGCTGGATGGGGTCAAGATCGATCTGCGCAAGATCTCGACGCCGAGCTACTTCGTCTCCACCCGCGAGGATCATATCGCCAAGTGGAACAGCACCTACTACGGTGCGCTGTTGCCCAAGGGGCAGGTGACCTTCGTGCTGGGTGGCTCCGGTCACATCGCGGGCATCGTCAACCCGCCACAGCGCAACAAGTACGGCTACTGGACCAATGACGCGCTGCCGGACGATCACGAAGCGTGGCTGGAAGCGGCCGAGTATCACGAGGGTTCCTGGTGGCCGCATTGGCAGCAGTGGATGACCGAAGGCGGTTACGCCGACGCCGACAAGCGAGTGCCCGCCCGCCAGCCGGGGGAGGGCGAGCTCAAGCTGCTGGAAGAGGCGCCGGGGCGCTATGTGCGCATGACCATTCCCGAGGTGCTGGGCGAAGTGCCGGTCAAGGCTGACTGA
- a CDS encoding patatin-like phospholipase family protein, producing MSSRQAAEMGKRVALTLGSGGARGYAHIGVIEVLEARGYEVVAISGCSMGAVIAGVYAAGQLEAYHNWVCKLDYFDVLKLVDVTWSPMGAMRASKVMSKLEELVGDIQIEDLPIPFTTVATDLIRQREVWFQSGPLLRAIRASIAIPGVITPVHIGDSTLVDGGLLNPLPITPTVSAHADMMLAVNVTAHSARPVSLEDLLPSEEQAEEQEKVEEEAAARKWMDVRGATRWLFEGFGGPEGETGEASGKAGRAAASGRRAWGRLDMILASFDITQASLAKYKIAGYPPDVLIEVPKTVCGAFEFHRAEALIRLGRHLAMEALDRYEGRSQTGHGGSGGIIVEPPQMPADSASGGGQGT from the coding sequence ATGAGCAGCAGGCAGGCGGCGGAAATGGGCAAGCGCGTGGCGTTGACCCTGGGCAGTGGCGGGGCACGCGGCTACGCGCACATCGGCGTGATCGAGGTATTGGAGGCGCGGGGCTACGAGGTCGTCGCCATTTCAGGCTGCTCGATGGGGGCGGTCATTGCCGGCGTCTATGCCGCGGGGCAGTTGGAGGCCTATCACAACTGGGTCTGCAAGCTCGATTACTTCGATGTACTGAAACTGGTCGACGTCACTTGGAGCCCGATGGGCGCGATGCGTGCCAGCAAGGTGATGAGCAAGCTCGAGGAGCTGGTCGGCGATATCCAGATCGAGGATCTGCCGATTCCCTTTACGACCGTAGCCACCGACCTGATACGACAACGCGAGGTATGGTTCCAGTCGGGGCCGCTGTTGCGCGCGATCCGTGCCTCCATTGCCATCCCGGGCGTTATCACGCCGGTACATATCGGTGACAGCACCCTGGTGGACGGCGGCTTGCTCAATCCCCTGCCGATCACGCCGACCGTTTCGGCGCATGCCGACATGATGTTGGCCGTCAACGTGACCGCCCACAGCGCACGGCCGGTGTCGCTCGAGGACCTGCTGCCTAGCGAGGAGCAGGCGGAAGAGCAGGAGAAGGTCGAGGAGGAAGCCGCGGCGCGCAAGTGGATGGATGTGCGCGGCGCGACCCGCTGGCTATTCGAGGGATTCGGCGGACCCGAGGGTGAAACGGGCGAGGCGAGCGGCAAGGCGGGGCGAGCAGCGGCAAGTGGGAGGCGGGCGTGGGGCCGACTGGACATGATCCTGGCCTCCTTTGACATCACACAGGCGTCGCTGGCCAAGTACAAGATCGCCGGCTATCCCCCCGATGTGTTGATCGAGGTGCCCAAGACGGTATGCGGCGCCTTCGAGTTTCACCGAGCCGAGGCGCTGATTCGCCTCGGGCGTCATCTCGCCATGGAGGCGCTGGACCGCTACGAGGGACGCTCGCAAACCGGGCACGGCGGCAGCGGTGGCATCATTGTCGAGCCGCCACAGATGCCGGCCGACAGCGCATCGGGGGGCGGCCAGGGCACCTAG
- the ybeY gene encoding rRNA maturation RNase YbeY, translated as MSPVAIVDLQLATAGEELPEQAELEAWVNAVLVRFPQETRHEVTVRIVDCEEGQGLNRDYRGRDKPTNVLSFPFDGPPGLTLPLLGDLVLCHPVVVAEAREQAKRLLDHYAHLVIHGMLHLLGHDHLEEAEAERMEALEREILADFAIADPYAPLPGDHEQQDDAWTRDAIDE; from the coding sequence ATGAGCCCGGTAGCGATCGTCGACCTGCAACTTGCCACCGCAGGCGAGGAGTTGCCGGAACAGGCCGAGCTGGAGGCCTGGGTCAATGCCGTATTGGTGCGCTTCCCACAGGAGACGCGCCACGAGGTCACCGTGCGCATCGTCGACTGCGAGGAGGGCCAGGGGTTGAATCGCGACTATCGTGGCCGCGACAAGCCCACCAACGTACTCTCCTTTCCCTTCGACGGCCCGCCAGGACTTACCCTGCCCCTGCTCGGCGACTTGGTGCTGTGCCACCCGGTGGTGGTGGCCGAAGCCCGTGAACAGGCCAAGCGCCTCCTGGATCACTACGCCCACCTGGTGATACACGGTATGCTGCATCTGCTCGGTCATGATCACCTCGAGGAGGCCGAGGCGGAGAGGATGGAGGCGCTGGAGCGTGAGATTCTGGCGGACTTCGCCATTGCCGATCCCTACGCACCACTCCCGGGCGACCACGAACAACAAGACGACGCATGGACGAGAGACGCGATCGATGAGTGA
- the lnt gene encoding apolipoprotein N-acyltransferase: MTHSRLPPALGYLAALVAGVLTTLTASPYELWWLGPLAVGLVYWAIQPLRARQAALLGWCYGIGLFGSGASWVYVSIHDYGYTGVPLALFLTTLFVCTMALFSAATLWLYRLLCGPRLAFLTFAGAWVLGEWLRTWLFTGFPWLLLGNAHVDSPLAPWAPIGGVYLLSLITALSGTLGAEFLRRRWWAAVPIVALWLAPLALPVQWTVPAGEPLRVALLQGNLDQLIKWTPEGQRTAANTYLEMTREHADGADLIVWPEAALPMFEDEAEPLLARAQVHLAPGSALLTGILQREGRGLYYNSVIGVGNAEGEYRKEHLVPFGEYLPLERWLRGTIAFFDLPMPAMTPGPSGQPPIRAAGTVIGNAICYEIIYADLVAERARNSELLLTVSNDTWFGESIGPLQHLQMARLRALENGRYVVRATSNGVTAMIDHQGRTVASAPQFETVTLLAEAVPMEGQTPFTRTGSWPTWLFSVLLVLLGLRLPRRQRRF, from the coding sequence ATGACCCATTCTCGTCTGCCGCCCGCACTCGGCTATCTGGCCGCGCTCGTCGCCGGGGTACTGACCACCCTCACCGCCTCGCCCTACGAACTCTGGTGGCTGGGCCCGCTGGCAGTGGGCCTCGTCTATTGGGCAATCCAGCCGCTGCGTGCACGCCAGGCAGCCCTGCTGGGCTGGTGCTACGGTATCGGCCTGTTCGGCTCCGGCGCCTCCTGGGTCTACGTCTCGATCCATGACTACGGCTACACCGGCGTGCCGCTGGCATTGTTCCTGACCACCCTGTTCGTCTGCACCATGGCGCTGTTCAGCGCCGCCACGCTGTGGCTCTACCGCTTGCTGTGCGGCCCACGCCTGGCCTTCCTCACCTTCGCCGGCGCCTGGGTGCTCGGCGAGTGGCTGCGCACCTGGTTGTTCACCGGTTTTCCCTGGCTGTTGCTGGGCAATGCCCACGTCGACTCCCCCTTGGCGCCGTGGGCACCCATCGGCGGGGTCTATCTACTGTCGCTGATCACCGCCCTCTCCGGCACCCTGGGGGCGGAGTTCCTGCGCCGCCGCTGGTGGGCCGCCGTACCCATCGTGGCGCTGTGGCTCGCGCCGCTTGCCCTGCCCGTGCAGTGGACCGTGCCCGCCGGCGAGCCGCTGCGAGTGGCACTGCTGCAAGGCAATCTGGATCAGCTGATCAAGTGGACGCCGGAAGGTCAGCGCACCGCCGCCAATACCTACCTGGAGATGACTCGCGAGCATGCCGACGGAGCCGATCTCATCGTCTGGCCCGAGGCGGCGCTACCAATGTTCGAGGACGAGGCCGAGCCGCTGCTGGCCAGGGCCCAGGTCCACCTGGCACCGGGCAGTGCCCTGCTCACCGGCATCCTCCAGCGCGAGGGGCGGGGGCTCTACTACAACAGCGTAATCGGCGTGGGCAACGCCGAGGGCGAGTACCGCAAGGAGCACCTCGTGCCCTTCGGCGAGTATCTGCCGCTGGAACGCTGGCTGCGTGGCACTATCGCCTTCTTCGACCTGCCCATGCCGGCCATGACGCCAGGGCCCTCGGGCCAGCCGCCGATCCGTGCCGCGGGCACCGTGATCGGCAATGCCATCTGCTATGAGATCATCTACGCCGACCTGGTGGCCGAGCGCGCCCGGAACAGCGAGCTGCTGCTGACGGTATCCAACGACACCTGGTTCGGCGAGTCGATCGGCCCGCTCCAACATCTGCAGATGGCACGCCTGCGTGCGCTGGAGAACGGCCGCTATGTGGTTCGCGCCACCAGCAACGGCGTCACTGCGATGATCGACCACCAGGGCCGCACGGTGGCCAGCGCTCCCCAGTTCGAGACCGTGACGCTGCTCGCCGAGGCCGTGCCGATGGAGGGTCAGACCCCCTTCACGCGTACCGGCAGCTGGCCGACCTGGCTGTTCAGTGTGCTGCTGGTGCTCCTCGGGTTGCGGCTGCCACGACGTCAGCGGCGTTTCTAG
- a CDS encoding PhoH family protein, with the protein MSENAAQANRIITLSLEPNDPQRLANLCGQRDEHLKLVESRLGVTLRNRGNVFQLAGPGHRVKAAANVLEHLYREAEASDLSPDTVHLFLQESGREALDEEEGPADGDVLLRTPKVLIKPRGINQQNYVANIRQHDINFGIGPAGTGKTYLAVAAAVEALNQQEVRRILLVRPAVEAGEKLGFLPGDLAQKIDPYLRPLYDALYEMLGFEQVGKLIERQVIEIAPLAYMRGRTLNNAFIILDESQNTTREQMKMFLTRIGFGSTAVITGDVTQVDLPRGQSSGLIQVLEVLKGTAGIGVTHFAAKDVVRHPLVQRIIEAYESFEAEQEVQERARREAREREREALRQERERNREEYRR; encoded by the coding sequence TTGAGTGAAAACGCCGCACAGGCCAACCGCATCATTACATTGAGCCTAGAGCCCAATGATCCACAGCGCCTCGCCAACCTCTGCGGTCAGCGCGATGAACATCTCAAACTGGTCGAGTCGCGCCTCGGCGTGACCCTGCGCAATCGCGGCAACGTGTTCCAGTTGGCCGGCCCCGGCCACCGGGTCAAGGCCGCCGCCAATGTACTGGAGCATCTCTACCGCGAGGCCGAGGCCAGCGATCTCTCTCCCGATACGGTACACCTTTTCCTGCAGGAGTCGGGGCGCGAGGCGCTCGACGAGGAGGAGGGTCCGGCCGACGGCGACGTGCTGCTGCGCACCCCCAAGGTGCTGATCAAGCCGCGGGGCATTAACCAGCAGAACTACGTCGCGAACATTCGGCAGCACGACATCAACTTCGGCATTGGCCCGGCCGGTACCGGCAAGACCTACCTGGCCGTGGCCGCAGCCGTGGAGGCGCTCAACCAGCAGGAGGTGCGCCGTATCCTGCTGGTCCGCCCCGCCGTCGAAGCCGGCGAGAAACTCGGTTTCCTGCCGGGCGATCTGGCGCAGAAGATCGACCCCTACCTGCGGCCGCTCTACGACGCCCTCTACGAGATGCTCGGCTTCGAGCAGGTCGGCAAGCTGATCGAACGCCAGGTGATCGAGATCGCCCCGCTGGCCTACATGCGCGGGCGCACGCTCAACAACGCCTTCATCATCCTCGACGAGAGCCAGAACACCACCCGCGAGCAGATGAAGATGTTCCTGACTCGTATAGGCTTCGGCTCCACCGCGGTGATCACCGGTGACGTGACCCAGGTCGACCTGCCGCGTGGCCAGAGCTCGGGGCTGATCCAGGTGCTCGAAGTCCTCAAGGGCACCGCCGGCATCGGAGTCACCCACTTCGCCGCCAAGGACGTGGTGCGCCACCCGCTGGTGCAGCGCATCATCGAAGCCTACGAAAGCTTCGAGGCCGAGCAGGAAGTCCAGGAGCGCGCCCGGCGCGAAGCCCGCGAACGCGAGCGCGAGGCGCTGCGCCAGGAGCGCGAGCGCAACCGGGAAGAATACAGGAGATGA
- the prmB gene encoding 50S ribosomal protein L3 N(5)-glutamine methyltransferase, which yields MANSSPVSRSTLSLDDEALCRDLVTLRDYLRWAASEFHLAGLFHGHGTDSPWDEAVALTLGALHLPWNVDPAVLEARLLPMERARIVGLVRERVTSRRPLPYLLGESFFAGFPFDVDERVLIPRSPIAELIETGFAAWFPEEPPRRVLDLCTGSGCIGIATALYLPTCQVDLSDVSADALAVAKQNIQRHDVGVRVRAVLSDLFEGLAGQRYDLIVSNPPYVDARDLATMPAEYRHEPELALGAGADGLDIVRRILREARQYLTDHGVLIVEVGNSDRHLEAAFPEVPFLWLDFERGGQGVFVLTAEELDAHAASFA from the coding sequence GTGGCCAACTCCTCACCCGTTTCTCGCTCGACCCTGTCACTGGACGACGAGGCACTGTGCCGTGACCTCGTCACACTACGCGACTACCTGCGCTGGGCAGCCAGCGAATTTCACCTGGCCGGACTGTTCCACGGCCACGGCACCGATTCCCCCTGGGACGAAGCCGTTGCCCTGACGTTGGGCGCGCTGCACTTGCCCTGGAACGTTGACCCGGCAGTGCTCGAGGCGCGCCTGTTGCCCATGGAGCGCGCGCGCATCGTCGGCCTGGTGCGCGAACGCGTCACCTCACGCCGACCGTTGCCCTATCTGCTGGGCGAGTCCTTCTTCGCCGGCTTCCCGTTCGACGTCGACGAGCGCGTGCTGATCCCGCGCTCGCCCATTGCCGAGCTGATCGAGACCGGCTTCGCCGCCTGGTTTCCCGAGGAGCCACCGAGGCGGGTATTGGACCTGTGTACCGGCTCTGGCTGCATCGGCATTGCCACCGCGCTCTACTTGCCCACTTGCCAGGTGGATCTCTCCGACGTCAGCGCCGATGCCCTGGCCGTGGCCAAGCAGAACATCCAGCGCCACGACGTGGGCGTGCGGGTGCGGGCCGTGCTCTCCGACCTGTTCGAGGGACTGGCCGGGCAGCGCTACGACCTGATCGTCTCCAACCCGCCCTATGTCGATGCCCGCGATCTTGCCACTATGCCCGCCGAGTACCGTCACGAACCAGAACTTGCCTTGGGTGCCGGCGCCGATGGGCTCGACATCGTGCGCCGCATCCTGCGCGAGGCGCGGCAATATCTGACCGACCACGGCGTGCTGATCGTCGAGGTCGGCAATTCCGATCGTCACCTGGAGGCGGCCTTCCCCGAGGTTCCCTTCCTGTGGCTCGACTTCGAGCGCGGCGGGCAGGGCGTATTCGTCCTCACCGCCGAGGAACTCGACGCCCATGCGGCGTCCTTCGCCTGA
- a CDS encoding HlyC/CorC family transporter: MSDDRTNGQGGRSWLDKLLGALSGDSESPSSREELMEFLREAATRLKLDQDAMMIIEGAMQISDQQVREVLIPRSQVAAIAVDQPAEEYLALINETGHSRYPVIGENLDEVKGLLLVKDLLKLLNSPEEERERFRLEDVLRPAMFVPESKRLNSLLKEFRDTHNHMAVVVDEYGGTAGIVTIEDILEQIVGDIEDEHDTEEEDDIRELGDGRYAIRALTPIEDFNERFGTRFSDDEFDTVGGLVMQRFGHLPGRGEHAELGGWRFTVLNADNRRIRLLEAVLQDESALSQD, translated from the coding sequence ATGAGTGACGACCGAACGAACGGCCAGGGCGGCAGGTCCTGGCTCGACAAGCTGCTCGGTGCCCTCTCGGGTGACAGCGAAAGTCCCAGTTCGCGAGAGGAACTCATGGAGTTCCTGCGCGAGGCAGCCACCCGCCTCAAGCTGGATCAGGACGCCATGATGATCATCGAGGGCGCCATGCAGATCAGCGACCAGCAGGTGCGTGAGGTGCTTATCCCGCGCTCTCAAGTGGCCGCCATTGCCGTGGACCAGCCCGCCGAGGAGTACCTGGCACTGATCAACGAGACCGGCCACTCGCGCTATCCGGTGATCGGCGAGAACCTCGACGAGGTCAAGGGCCTGCTGCTGGTCAAGGACTTGCTGAAGCTGCTCAACAGCCCCGAGGAGGAGCGCGAGCGATTCCGCCTCGAGGACGTATTGCGCCCCGCCATGTTCGTACCGGAATCCAAGCGCCTCAACAGCCTGCTCAAGGAGTTCCGCGACACCCACAATCACATGGCAGTGGTGGTCGACGAGTATGGCGGCACCGCCGGGATCGTCACCATCGAGGATATCCTCGAGCAGATCGTCGGCGATATCGAGGACGAACACGATACCGAAGAAGAAGACGATATCCGCGAACTGGGCGATGGCCGCTACGCCATCCGTGCGCTGACGCCCATCGAGGATTTCAACGAACGCTTCGGCACGCGTTTCTCCGACGACGAGTTCGATACCGTGGGCGGACTGGTGATGCAGCGCTTCGGCCACCTTCCCGGCCGCGGCGAGCATGCCGAGCTGGGCGGCTGGCGCTTTACCGTGCTCAATGCCGACAACCGTCGCATCCGCCTGCTCGAGGCCGTACTGCAGGACGAATCGGCTCTCTCCCAGGACTGA
- a CDS encoding phasin family protein — translation MQDKMLDEFNQQTRRFFEPMRKLNSLMLGNMEKMTEYQLEAMKRYSQMGTERMRSASEISDAQDLQAFGAQQAEMMNELSRQMMEDAQALGEMSQQFRTELEQLFGEVSQELSDQAKQAQQGGASAKPTAANKSDAPAKASSQTSRKS, via the coding sequence ATGCAGGACAAGATGCTCGATGAATTCAACCAGCAGACACGGCGTTTCTTCGAACCCATGCGCAAGCTGAACTCGCTGATGCTCGGCAACATGGAGAAGATGACCGAGTACCAGCTCGAAGCGATGAAACGCTACAGCCAGATGGGCACCGAGCGCATGCGCAGCGCTTCCGAGATCAGCGATGCCCAGGACCTGCAGGCCTTCGGGGCCCAGCAGGCTGAAATGATGAATGAACTCTCGCGTCAGATGATGGAAGACGCTCAGGCCCTCGGCGAGATGAGCCAGCAGTTCCGCACCGAGCTGGAGCAGCTGTTCGGCGAAGTCAGTCAGGAGTTGAGCGATCAGGCCAAGCAGGCCCAGCAGGGCGGAGCGAGCGCCAAGCCGACGGCAGCGAACAAGTCCGACGCCCCGGCCAAGGCCAGCAGCCAGACCTCGCGCAAGAGTTGA
- a CDS encoding DUF6489 family protein gives MKINVEFDLTPEEFRRALGLPDVEAFQQELLNRIYKQMESGVEGYDPMSLMKPFLQQGLPQDMSQGLSQGLASFGTYQQMMLDMLRQAGSSMGKAREPVEAGEAEAPTKTASKSKTANKARTATARSRSRRSE, from the coding sequence ATGAAGATAAACGTCGAGTTCGACCTGACACCCGAGGAGTTCCGCCGTGCGCTGGGACTGCCCGATGTCGAAGCCTTCCAGCAGGAGCTGCTGAACCGGATCTACAAGCAGATGGAGTCCGGTGTCGAGGGCTACGACCCCATGAGCCTGATGAAGCCCTTCCTGCAGCAGGGCTTGCCTCAGGATATGAGTCAGGGGCTCTCCCAGGGACTGGCCAGCTTCGGCACCTATCAGCAGATGATGCTCGACATGCTGCGTCAGGCCGGCAGTTCCATGGGCAAGGCTCGGGAGCCTGTCGAAGCCGGCGAGGCGGAAGCCCCGACGAAGACGGCAAGCAAGTCCAAGACGGCGAATAAAGCCCGGACGGCCACTGCGCGCTCGCGTTCTCGACGTTCGGAGTAG